In candidate division KSB1 bacterium, a single genomic region encodes these proteins:
- a CDS encoding DNA translocase FtsK, with translation MKVLRFFALLLVFTVFCAEQEPGRTPAVEKKQQKAREEQKIIKQPVQDSVALQAKIEELEQRKQTLEQRAKKLDAQQQKLAARQDSLNAQQQKLAEREQEIKQLHRNSWWTLIIGILLILIALVLFIIRPRPKSGKTQPAPSPKEPEQAKPDTQEVTKTEQADPLYDKAVESVLKEQSASVTRLQKALGVGRTRVNHLLEAMEEKGLVGPSRPNRTREVLSTWEEYTKS, from the coding sequence ATGAAAGTTTTACGATTTTTTGCGCTTTTACTTGTATTCACAGTATTTTGCGCTGAACAGGAACCAGGCCGGACCCCGGCTGTTGAAAAAAAACAACAAAAAGCCCGGGAAGAACAAAAGATTATAAAACAGCCTGTACAGGATTCTGTGGCCCTGCAAGCCAAAATAGAAGAATTGGAACAACGCAAACAAACGCTTGAGCAGAGGGCTAAAAAGCTTGATGCTCAGCAACAAAAGCTTGCCGCACGTCAAGACAGTCTGAATGCACAACAACAAAAATTAGCGGAGCGTGAACAGGAGATAAAGCAGTTACACCGGAACAGCTGGTGGACCTTGATCATTGGTATTCTACTTATTTTAATTGCCCTGGTTCTTTTCATCATCCGGCCGCGCCCCAAATCAGGCAAAACCCAACCGGCACCATCACCCAAAGAACCTGAACAAGCCAAACCGGATACCCAAGAGGTGACAAAAACAGAGCAAGCTGATCCGTTGTATGACAAAGCAGTCGAATCGGTGCTCAAAGAACAGAGTGCATCGGTAACACGCCTGCAAAAAGCATTAGGTGTGGGACGCACCCGTGTCAATCATCTGCTTGAGGCTATGGAAGAAAAGGGGCTGGTCGGACCTTCCCGGCCCAACCGGACACGCGAGGTTCTAAGCACCTGGGAAGAATACACCAAATCCTGA
- a CDS encoding phosphatidate cytidylyltransferase, translated as MTKMDWLGLIASYLYAFGILALFENVGKKYQLPQFFTRKLTHLFAGLWTWGVLMLFENKLPGLIPYASFIILNYLFYRKQTYGHMDSKEDSPGTVYFAVSITLCMAFLWNPHGPADHVSIAMAGIMAMTLGDAMAALIGRYMGKHSFTCFNATKTLEGSAAMLVFSAIGIFISLWVIPGSPIAPDAPVFSFSTLLVATGVGAVVATVIEAVSLKGLDNLTVPLATAALLYLLWV; from the coding sequence ATGACAAAAATGGACTGGTTGGGATTAATCGCCTCCTATTTGTATGCATTTGGTATTCTGGCATTATTTGAAAATGTGGGAAAAAAATATCAGTTGCCTCAATTTTTCACCCGAAAACTGACGCATCTTTTTGCCGGATTGTGGACCTGGGGAGTGTTGATGTTGTTTGAGAACAAACTGCCCGGTTTGATTCCGTATGCAAGTTTTATTATTCTCAATTATCTGTTTTACAGAAAGCAAACCTACGGCCATATGGATTCAAAGGAAGATTCTCCGGGTACGGTTTATTTTGCTGTTTCCATTACCCTGTGCATGGCGTTCCTGTGGAACCCCCATGGACCGGCCGATCATGTGTCTATCGCTATGGCGGGCATCATGGCCATGACCCTGGGAGATGCAATGGCAGCGTTAATAGGACGTTACATGGGCAAGCACAGCTTTACATGTTTTAATGCCACAAAAACGCTTGAAGGGTCTGCGGCTATGCTGGTGTTCAGCGCCATTGGGATCTTCATATCGCTTTGGGTGATTCCGGGCTCACCGATTGCGCCGGATGCACCGGTGTTTTCGTTTTCAACCCTGCTCGTCGCGACCGGTGTCGGAGCGGTCGTCGCAACTGTGATCGAAGCCGTTTCTTTGAAAGGATTGGATAATCTGACCGTCCCTTTGGCGACGGCTGCGTTGTTGTACCTTTTATGGGTTTAA